A single Falco naumanni isolate bFalNau1 chromosome 20, bFalNau1.pat, whole genome shotgun sequence DNA region contains:
- the LOC121080085 gene encoding ammonium transporter Rh type B-like, which produces MAEHTAASRLRLSGLCFLLQILTIILFAIFVRYSPESSPSLCSQQLNCSWRNQDSGFQHPRFRNVHLQVLLGFGLLVAFLGRYGPGSVAISILIVAFAIQWAVLIQGFFSFFLNGKIYVGAQSMVSADFCTAAVLISTGAVLGRVNPAQLLLLTLLGVTLFTLNEYILLSLMGVSDSGGSLTVHTFGAYFGLMVSRILHQPHMAKRKEQQDTGHQPDIFAVIGTIYLWIFWPSFTSATTIRDNPEPWAVLNTYFSLAASTLATFVLSPVLYEESTLWAVQIQDAALAGAAVMGMAGEMLVTPFGALSAGFLAGLIAPLGFRFLTPVLCSRLKIQDTCGVHNVHGLPGILGALLGTLLAALATADAYGGRLELVFPLVAQGSRTPRGQALCQLCALPITLLLATLGGCLTGAVLKMKGLRSPPDTPCLENTVLWQVPEEGCDPRASEKEPGTSTLV; this is translated from the exons ATGGCTGAGCACACTGCTGCCTCAAGGCTCCGGCTCTCCGGGCTGTGCTTCCTCCTCCAAATCCTCACCATCATCCTCTTTGCCATCTTTGTCAGGTACAGCCCagagagcagccccagcctctgctcccagcagctgaaCTGCAGTTGGAGAAACCAGGACTCGGGTTTTCAGCACCCTC GTTTCCGGAATGTCCACCTCCAAGTTCTCCTTGGCTTTGGGCTCCTGGTGGCCTTCCTTGGCCGCTACGGGCCAGGCAGCGTGGCCATCAGCATCCTTATCGTGGCCTTCGCCATCCAGTGGGCTGTACTGATCCAgggctttttctccttcttcctgaATGGCAAAATTTACGTGGGAGCTCAGAG catGGTCAGTGCCGACTTCTGCACCGCGGCCGTGCTGATCTCCACCGGAGCTGTTCTGGGCAGGGTAaaccctgcccagctgctgctgctgaccctGCTGGGAGTCACCCTCTTCACTCTCAATGAATACATCCTGCTCAGCCTCATGGGG GTAAGCGACAGCGGGGGCTCCTTGACCGTCCACACCTTCGGTGCTTATTTCGGCTTGATGGTTTCACGGATCCTGCACCAGCCCCATATGGCcaagaggaaagagcagcaaGACACAGGCCACCAGCCAGATATCTTTGCTGTCATCG GAACCATCTACCTGTGGATCTTCTGGCCCAGTTTCACCTCAGCCACCACCATCCGTGACAATCCTGAGCCCTGGGCAGTGCTCAACACCTACTTCTCGCTGGCGGCGAGCACCCTGGCCACCTTTGTCCTCTCACCTGTCCTCTACGAGGAGAGCACCCTGTGGGCG GTTCAGATCCAGGATGCTGCCTTGGCTGGTGCGGCCGTGATGGGTAtggctggggagatgctggtcACCCCCTTCGGGGCCCTCAGCGCAGGGTTTCTGGCTGGCTTGATCGCCCCACTTGGCTTCAGATTCCTCACG CCCGTCCTGTGCTCCAGGCTGAAAATCCAGGACACGTGTGGGGTTCACAACGTCCACGGGCTGCCAGGGATCCTGGGCGCCTTGCTGGGGACACTGCTGGCGGCACTGGCCACCGCAGATGCTTACGGTGGCAG gctggagctggtgtTCCCACTGgtggcccagggcagccggACACCCCGCGGCCAGGCGCTCTGCCAGCTCTGCGCCCTGCCCATCACCCTGCTGCTCGCCACGCTCGGGGGCTGCCTCACGG GAGCCGTCCTGAAAATGAAGGGGCTGAGATCTCCCCCGGACACGCCGTGCCTGGAAAATACGGTCCTCTGGCAG GTGCCCGAGGAAGGATGTGACCCCAGGGCAAGCGAAAAGGAACCAGGCACCAGCACCTTGGTCTAA
- the HAPLN2 gene encoding hyaluronan and proteoglycan link protein 2, protein MHRLLLLSSLWLLVAPPASSIFQRPTGSPAPSHLQYLLEPLHTTVHTQRGATATLPCVLRALPRNYRVKWSKVEPANYRENIIIITNGLYHKNYGPLSPRVRLRHSHRYDASLTITDVTLEDEGRYRCQLVNGLEDESISLTLHLEGIVFPYQPSNGRYKFNYHEAKRACEQQDSRLATYQQLYKAWTEGLDWCNAGWILDGTVHYPIINSREPCGGRLLLPGVRTYGARDKQKDRFDAFCFTSALQGQVYFIRGHLNFKEAGQACRNHGAAIAKVGQLYSAWKFSQLDRCDGGWLADGSVRYPITTPRERCGGLPDPGVRSFGFPSKELRTYGTYCFVGK, encoded by the exons ATGCACCGGCTTCTCCTGCTCAGTTCCCTCTGGCTCTTGGTGGCACCCCCAGCATCAAGCATCTTTCAGCGGCCAACGGGGAGCCCAG ccccctcccacctGCAATACCTGCTGGAGCCCCTCCACACCACGGTGCACACGCAGCGGGGTGCCACGGCCACCCTGCCCTGTGTCCTGCGCGCCCTGCCCCGCAACTACCGAGTGAAGTGGAGCAAGGTGGAACCAGCCAACTACCGGGAgaacatcatcatcatcaccaaCGGGCTGTACCACAAGAACTACGGGCCACTGAGCCCACGGGTGCGCCTGCGGCACAGCCACCGCTACGACGCCTCGCTCACCATCACTGATGTAACTCTGGAGGACGAGGGACGCTACCGCTGCCAGCTCGTCAACGGGCTGGAGGATGAGAGCATCTCACTCACACTGCACCTCGAAG GCATCGTCTTCCCCTACCAGCCCAGCAATGGGCGCTACAAATTCAACTACCACGAAGCCAAGCGAGCCTGTGAGCAGCAGGACTCCCGCCTCGCCACCTACCAGCAGCTCTACAAAG CCTGGACAGAGGGTCTGGACTGGTGCAACGCCGGCTGGATCCTCGATGGGACCGTCCACTACCCCATCATCAACTCACGGGAGCCATGCGGTGGCCGCCTCCTCCTGCCGGGTGTCCGGACCTATGGGGCCAGGGACAAGCAGAAGGACCGATTCGATGCTTTCTGCTTCACCTCTGCTCTTCAAG GCCAGGTCTACTTCATCCGGGGCCACCTAAACTTCAAGGAGGCTGGGCAAGCGTGCCGCAACCACGGGGCTGCCATCGCCAAAGTGGGGCAGCTCTACTCCGCCTGGAAGTTTTCCCAGCTGGATCGCTGTGATGGGGGGTGGCTGGCGGACGGCAGCGTGCGGTACCCCATCACCACCCCCCGTgagcgctgcggggggctgccggACCCCGGCGTCCGCAGCTTTGGCTTTCCCAGCAAGGAGCTGCGGACCTATGGTACCTACTGCTTCGTGGGGAAGTAG